One Vibrio rumoiensis genomic window, CCAATCCAAATTATTCAGCATTTAATGATCGGCTCGGAAGGTACCTTAGGTTTTATTGCCGAAATCACCTACAACACGGTCGAAGAGCACGCGCATAAAGCTTCAGCATTATTGGTATTTGAAGATATTGAACAAGCCAGCCAGGCCGTCACAGTATTGTCTAACTCTCCGGTCGCCGCAGTTGAAATGATGGATGGACGTTCGCTACGTTCAGTGGCCAATAAACCGGGCATGCCGTCCTTTATCCAAGATTTAACCCTTGAAGCGGCGGCATTACTCATTGAATCTCACGCTCATGATTCAGAAGCCCTTCAAAAGCAATGCGATACAATTTTAGATCGCTTAGTCGATTTTAAAATTATTGAATCGATCCCTTTTACTTCTGAAGCTAAAACGGTTGCCGAATTATGGGATATTCGTAAAGGTTTATTTCCAGCCGTCGGTGCGGTAAGAGAAGCCGGCACGACCGTCATTATTGAAGATGTCGCCTTTCCCGTTGAACACTTAGCGCAAGGCGTGCGTGAACTTCAACAATTGTTTGAAAAATACCATTACGATGAAGGGATTATTTTCGGCCATGCGCTCGATGGCAATTTACACTTTGTCTTTACCCAAGGCTTTGAACAACAAACCGAGATTGATCGCTATGGTCAATTTATGGATGAAGTAACACAATTAGTTGCCGTGAAATACCAAGGCTCATTAAAAGCTGAACATGGTACTGGGCGTAACATGGCACCGTATGTTGAGCTTGAATGGGGGAAAGAAGGTTATCGCTTAATGCAAGAAATTAAGCAATTGTTTGACCCTCAAGGTTTACTCAACCCTGGCGTAATCATCAATGACAATCCACATGCGCATTTAAGCAATCTTAAACCCATGCCGAAAGCCGACGAGTTGGTCGACCGCTGCATTGAATGTGGTTTTTGTGAGCCAGTTTGTCCTTCGCGAACGTTAAGCTTATCGCCTCGCCAACGCATTGTGTTATATCGAGAGTTACAGCAACAAAAACGAGACGGTAAACCGACTGCTGCAGAACTTGAAAAGCTCTTTAATTATCAGGGGATTGAGACTTGTGCTGCTACGGGATTATGTGAGCAGCGCTGCCCTGTCGGGATCAATACTGGCGATTTGATTAAGAAATTACGCTCCGAACGCCATGTAGGTAAAACGCCCTTAATTGCTCGTTGGACTCACGATCACTTCAGTACTTCGGCAAAATGGGTGAAACAAGGGCTCACCATTAATCACATTATCTCTAAATTATTGCCCAATATACTGATAGAAAAAGTGGCGAATGGTACACGTCGATTAAGCGGTAATCGCTTACCTTTATGGTTACCTGAAATTCCCGAGGCCAATCACCACAAGCTGCCGATGGATACTCAAAAGCAAGCCCAACAAGATCTCTTTAAAATTGCTGATGTTCAGCATCGTAAAGTGGTTTACTTTCCATCTTGTATTAGTAGAACGGCCACATCAAAAAATAGTAAGCAGTCACTAACAGAAGTAACGATGTCTCTGCTCAACAAAGCGGGTTTTGACATTATTTTACCGAAAGATTTGAGCAATCAATGCTGTGGAATGCCTTATAAAAGCAAAGGGTTGGACAAACTTGGTGACAGTAAAGCAAAAGATTTAGAGGCGAGTTTATGGCAAGCAAGCCATCAAGGTTTATATCCAATATTAATGGATACCAGCCCATGTGTGAAACAAAGCCAAGCGCAGTTTACCAAACCACTGAATATTTTTGAGCCTTCTGAATTTGTGATGAAGCATGTGACGCCTCATCTAACCATTACACCACTCAATGA contains:
- a CDS encoding FAD-binding and (Fe-S)-binding domain-containing protein translates to MDIYSQLEHALAKRIHSERIISQQDKRLAYGTDASFYRLVPKLVLRLKDLEEVLYAMRCCRTLELPFTFRAAGTSLSGQAVSDSVLITLTDDWRTHHIHDNGQKITLQPGVIGADANKYLAPFARKIGPDPASINACKIGGIAANNSSGMCCGTAQNSYQTLESMKIVFANGSILDTGNPNSIEAFRKSNTKFISQIGALAQMTKANHELAHLIQHKYRLKNTTGYSINALVDFSDPIQIIQHLMIGSEGTLGFIAEITYNTVEEHAHKASALLVFEDIEQASQAVTVLSNSPVAAVEMMDGRSLRSVANKPGMPSFIQDLTLEAAALLIESHAHDSEALQKQCDTILDRLVDFKIIESIPFTSEAKTVAELWDIRKGLFPAVGAVREAGTTVIIEDVAFPVEHLAQGVRELQQLFEKYHYDEGIIFGHALDGNLHFVFTQGFEQQTEIDRYGQFMDEVTQLVAVKYQGSLKAEHGTGRNMAPYVELEWGKEGYRLMQEIKQLFDPQGLLNPGVIINDNPHAHLSNLKPMPKADELVDRCIECGFCEPVCPSRTLSLSPRQRIVLYRELQQQKRDGKPTAAELEKLFNYQGIETCAATGLCEQRCPVGINTGDLIKKLRSERHVGKTPLIARWTHDHFSTSAKWVKQGLTINHIISKLLPNILIEKVANGTRRLSGNRLPLWLPEIPEANHHKLPMDTQKQAQQDLFKIADVQHRKVVYFPSCISRTATSKNSKQSLTEVTMSLLNKAGFDIILPKDLSNQCCGMPYKSKGLDKLGDSKAKDLEASLWQASHQGLYPILMDTSPCVKQSQAQFTKPLNIFEPSEFVMKHVTPHLTITPLNETVMLHVTCSTRTLGLESTMVELAQRCAKKVITPEHIQCCGWAGDKGFNTPELNAAALAPLKQQVPVHCSRGFSNSLTCEIGLSHHSGVPYQSILYLVDEATR